The Neisseria sicca genome includes a window with the following:
- the trmD gene encoding tRNA (guanosine(37)-N1)-methyltransferase TrmD — translation MLIQAITIFPEMFDSITEYGVTGRAKKQNLWQFQAINPRKFADNKLGYIDDRPFGGGPGMIMMAPPLQAAIEEAKQTSSAPAKVIYLSPQGQPLTHKKAVELAKSPHLILLCGRYEGIDERLLQSSVDEEISIGDFVVSGGELPAMMLMDAVLRLIPGVLGDIQSAEQDSFSDDLLDCPHYTKPLEFQGMTVPDVLRSGNHGLIAEWRLKQSLRRTLERRPDLLEKRSLIPKESRLLKEILQEQQEIQS, via the coding sequence ATGTTGATTCAAGCCATCACCATCTTCCCCGAAATGTTCGACAGCATCACCGAATACGGCGTAACCGGTCGCGCAAAAAAACAAAACCTTTGGCAATTCCAAGCCATCAATCCCCGCAAATTCGCCGACAACAAACTCGGCTATATTGACGACCGCCCCTTTGGCGGTGGTCCGGGAATGATTATGATGGCACCGCCGCTGCAAGCAGCGATAGAAGAAGCCAAACAAACATCTTCAGCTCCTGCAAAAGTCATCTACCTTAGCCCTCAAGGTCAACCGCTGACCCACAAAAAAGCCGTAGAACTTGCAAAATCCCCGCACCTCATACTGCTTTGCGGACGATACGAAGGAATTGACGAACGCCTGTTGCAAAGCAGCGTAGATGAAGAAATCAGCATAGGCGATTTTGTCGTCTCCGGCGGAGAGCTGCCCGCCATGATGCTGATGGATGCCGTACTCAGACTGATACCCGGCGTATTGGGGGACATACAGTCAGCCGAGCAGGATTCGTTTTCAGACGACCTACTAGACTGCCCTCATTACACCAAACCTTTAGAATTCCAAGGCATGACTGTTCCCGACGTATTGCGTTCGGGCAATCATGGCTTGATAGCCGAATGGCGGTTGAAACAATCGCTGCGGCGCACCCTGGAGCGCAGACCAGACCTACTGGAAAAGCGCAGTTTAATCCCAAAGGAATCCCGCCTCTTAAAAGAAATCTTGCAAGAGCAACAGGAAATCCAATCATAA
- the rplS gene encoding 50S ribosomal protein L19: protein MNLIQQLEQEEIARLNKDIPEFAPGDTVVVSVRVVEGSRSRLQAYEGVVIARRNRGLNSNFIVRKISSGEGVERTFQLYSPTVEKIEVKRRGDVRRAKLYYLRGLTGKAARIKEKLPARKG, encoded by the coding sequence ATGAACCTGATTCAACAATTAGAGCAAGAAGAAATTGCTCGCCTGAACAAAGATATCCCCGAATTCGCACCGGGCGACACCGTAGTCGTTTCCGTACGCGTAGTAGAGGGTTCACGCAGCCGTCTGCAAGCTTACGAAGGCGTTGTTATCGCCCGTCGTAACCGCGGCTTGAACAGCAACTTCATCGTTCGCAAAATTTCCAGTGGCGAAGGCGTTGAGCGTACTTTCCAACTCTACTCCCCTACCGTAGAAAAAATCGAAGTAAAACGCCGCGGTGACGTTCGTCGCGCCAAACTGTACTACTTGCGTGGTCTGACTGGTAAAGCGGCCCGCATTAAAGAAAAATTGCCTGCCCGCAAAGGTTAA
- a CDS encoding CvpA family protein: MNDIPLADILAFGVIAACIVMSMIRGVIAEAGSLFAWVISFLLAKTFAVPFSEVVFKSIQPHALGVAISFVVIFFLARFLQQFLRTILTNAASSMGLGSVNRVLGGVFGAAKGVLLVTLAVMVCAHTDLPETEDWQSSYSIPYFQSLSEVIMPYLPGQKDKTEDKAEL; encoded by the coding sequence ATGAATGATATTCCGTTAGCCGACATACTCGCCTTCGGCGTGATCGCGGCGTGTATCGTGATGTCGATGATACGTGGTGTCATTGCTGAAGCGGGTTCGCTGTTTGCGTGGGTGATTTCCTTCTTGTTGGCTAAAACGTTTGCCGTGCCGTTTTCGGAAGTGGTGTTTAAATCGATTCAACCGCATGCCTTGGGCGTTGCCATTTCGTTTGTCGTGATTTTCTTTTTGGCGCGTTTTTTACAGCAGTTTTTGCGCACCATACTGACCAACGCAGCGTCATCGATGGGCTTGGGCAGCGTCAACAGAGTATTGGGCGGCGTGTTCGGCGCAGCCAAAGGTGTGTTGCTGGTCACTTTGGCGGTCATGGTCTGCGCCCACACCGATTTGCCGGAAACGGAAGATTGGCAAAGCTCGTACAGCATTCCTTATTTCCAATCATTGTCTGAAGTCATCATGCCTTATCTGCCCGGTCAGAAGGATAAGACGGAAGATAAGGCGGAATTGTAA
- a CDS encoding SPOR domain-containing protein, producing MSDNKQNEVLTGYEQLKRRNRRRLVMASGLVAASTVLLGVALSTGPENKPEENAQTTTIQQNNANAEPANLADATVLEPSTKEDLEAAAEAAKNADAEVAEAADKPQEIGTLERNAQAQPEPQPEVPPAAPEDLGPPLVLINDTLSDSDIKGLEESEKIHKAEAAKREAAARRAEERRRNREEQRKAQQLQAQEAAEREANAAARKRALQAAKAEKAERAAAAERNKLAQLEKAEKAVAERKALKAKEEAAAKHKAAAEKAKETVTASASEPKERIRVDASKYEKIETANKKASAVREAEAKVAKAKAEPAAKAEKTAAAERLSEKAKTKTAEVKSGKKAAIQAGYAEKERALSLQRKMKAAGIDSTITEVMTDKGKVYRVKSGAYKNAYDAERDLNKLRVHGIAGQVTNE from the coding sequence ATGTCTGACAATAAGCAAAATGAAGTTCTGACCGGTTACGAACAGCTCAAACGCCGCAACCGCCGCCGCTTGGTTATGGCATCGGGGTTGGTGGCGGCATCGACCGTTTTATTGGGCGTCGCCCTGTCAACCGGACCGGAAAACAAGCCAGAAGAAAACGCCCAAACTACAACCATCCAACAGAATAATGCCAACGCAGAACCTGCCAACCTGGCGGATGCGACCGTGTTGGAACCCTCTACCAAAGAAGATTTGGAAGCAGCGGCAGAAGCGGCTAAAAATGCCGATGCCGAAGTAGCGGAAGCAGCGGACAAGCCTCAGGAAATCGGCACGCTGGAGCGAAACGCCCAAGCGCAGCCCGAACCGCAACCTGAAGTACCACCTGCCGCACCTGAAGATTTAGGTCCGCCTTTGGTGCTGATTAACGATACGCTGTCAGACAGCGACATCAAAGGTTTGGAAGAATCCGAGAAAATCCACAAGGCCGAAGCCGCCAAACGCGAAGCTGCCGCACGCCGCGCGGAAGAGCGTCGCCGCAATCGCGAAGAGCAGCGTAAAGCGCAACAGCTCCAAGCACAAGAAGCAGCTGAACGCGAAGCCAATGCCGCCGCACGCAAACGCGCCCTTCAAGCCGCTAAAGCCGAGAAGGCGGAACGCGCTGCCGCAGCCGAACGCAACAAACTGGCGCAATTGGAAAAAGCTGAAAAAGCCGTTGCCGAACGTAAGGCGTTAAAAGCCAAAGAAGAAGCGGCAGCGAAACACAAAGCGGCAGCGGAAAAAGCCAAAGAAACCGTTACGGCATCCGCGTCCGAACCTAAAGAAAGAATTCGGGTAGATGCTTCCAAATACGAAAAAATTGAAACAGCTAACAAAAAAGCTTCTGCGGTAAGAGAAGCAGAAGCGAAAGTTGCCAAAGCCAAAGCCGAGCCGGCAGCCAAAGCAGAGAAAACCGCTGCTGCCGAAAGGTTGTCTGAAAAGGCAAAAACCAAAACCGCCGAAGTCAAATCAGGTAAAAAAGCCGCCATTCAGGCTGGTTATGCTGAAAAAGAACGCGCCTTGAGCCTGCAACGCAAAATGAAAGCGGCAGGTATCGACTCGACCATTACCGAAGTGATGACGGATAAAGGAAAGGTTTACCGCGTCAAATCAGGTGCATACAAAAACGCCTACGACGCCGAACGCGACTTGAACAAACTGCGCGTACACGGCATTGCCGGACAGGTCACCAATGAATGA
- the folC gene encoding bifunctional tetrahydrofolate synthase/dihydrofolate synthase: MKTLQDWLSHLETAHSGGLIDMGLERTGEVKKRMKLEPQCPVVVVAGTNGKGSVCAYLTQIYKQAGFKVGTLTSPHLLRYNERIAVNAEPVSDDLITASFERIEAARGEISLTYFEFNALAAVDIFIREQVDVMILEVGLGGRLDAVNVFDCDCAVVTSVDLDHQAFLGDTVEQVGFEKAGVFRSGKPAICGQNPAPESLVAHAEAIGAKLLMVQRDFDFSSLENIQWNYRFHPQHSDDPARNRNSLPFPALRGAYQLSNAACALTVLECLNEKLPVDIGAIKRGLLLVENPGRFQVLPGRPLTVLDVGHNPHAARALRRSLINLAFAQKRTAVFSMLSDKDIDGVLEIVKDQFDEWYIAPLDVSRGMTAEALQAKLEAQNIENIQTFTSVREAYRAALAKAGENDRIVVFGSFHTVADVMAAL, translated from the coding sequence CATGAAGCTCGAGCCGCAATGCCCCGTCGTCGTTGTCGCGGGAACAAACGGGAAAGGTTCGGTCTGCGCCTACCTGACGCAGATTTACAAACAGGCAGGCTTCAAAGTCGGTACGCTGACCAGCCCGCATTTATTGCGTTACAACGAACGCATCGCCGTCAACGCCGAGCCGGTTTCAGACGACCTCATCACCGCTTCCTTCGAGCGCATCGAAGCGGCGCGCGGCGAAATATCGTTGACTTATTTTGAATTCAATGCCTTGGCGGCGGTCGATATCTTCATACGCGAACAAGTCGATGTGATGATATTGGAAGTCGGCTTGGGCGGACGTTTGGATGCGGTCAATGTGTTCGACTGCGATTGCGCGGTGGTTACCAGCGTGGATTTGGACCATCAGGCGTTTTTGGGCGATACGGTCGAACAGGTCGGCTTTGAAAAAGCAGGCGTGTTTCGTAGCGGCAAACCCGCAATCTGCGGGCAAAACCCCGCGCCCGAATCGTTGGTCGCACACGCTGAAGCCATAGGCGCGAAACTGCTGATGGTGCAGCGCGATTTCGATTTTTCTTCATTGGAAAATATCCAATGGAACTACCGCTTCCATCCGCAGCATTCAGACGACCCCGCGCGCAACCGTAATTCCCTGCCGTTCCCCGCATTGCGCGGCGCATACCAGCTTTCCAACGCAGCCTGCGCGTTGACCGTGTTGGAATGTTTGAACGAAAAATTGCCGGTGGACATCGGCGCCATCAAGCGCGGATTGCTGCTGGTTGAAAACCCTGGCCGCTTCCAAGTCCTGCCCGGCCGGCCGCTGACCGTCTTGGATGTCGGACACAATCCCCACGCCGCCCGCGCCCTGCGCCGCAGCCTGATTAATTTAGCGTTTGCACAAAAACGCACCGCCGTATTCAGTATGTTGTCCGACAAAGACATAGACGGCGTGTTGGAAATCGTTAAAGACCAGTTTGACGAGTGGTATATCGCGCCTTTGGACGTGTCGCGCGGTATGACGGCGGAAGCCTTGCAGGCGAAACTGGAAGCACAAAATATCGAAAATATACAAACTTTTACCTCCGTTCGCGAGGCGTACCGCGCAGCTTTGGCGAAGGCGGGCGAAAATGATAGAATCGTTGTTTTCGGCTCATTTCATACCGTTGCCGACGTGATGGCGGCGTTGTAA